The Geobacillus genomosp. 3 genome segment CTGCTCGCCGATGCCGCCAGACGCCCCGGTAATAACGACGCGGCAGCCGGCTAATCGCACACCGACACCCCCACCGCCTCATAAATGTAATGACCATCCGCTTGTTTTTTCCGCACGTCGCCATTCGCTTCCAAATAGTCAAGCTGACCGATCGTCTCGGACATCGTTAGCATTAGTTCGCGTTCATACGCGGTCGGAAACAGCTTCTGGCATACTTCAAATACGGTATGCGGACGCTCTTGCACCATTTCGAGCACCCGCTCGGCGCGCTGGCGCTGCTTGGCAAGCCGCTCGCGAACGAGCGTTGGAATGTCGGTCGTATCGTCACCATGGCCGTTTAGTGAGCGGACGATATCGTATTGCAACATCTTTTCCAATGATTCGTTATATTGCAATAGCGGTTTCGGCCGCTTCGTTTCTCCTTCGGCAGGCGGCTCCATCATCGGGTTCGGGGAGATATGCAAAAGCAAATGATCGCCGCCGATCAACAAGCCGTCATCCTCGCGATAAAGCACAATATGGCTTTGGGCATGTCCCGGCGTTTCAATGACGCGCCAACGCGGCAGCCCCGGCACCGCGTCTCCTTCCGTCACCGCGATATCAAGCCCCCGTCTTCCGGCGTAGCGAAGCGACCCCCCCTCTTTGGACAAGCGGCTGAACAAGCGGGCGTCAACGCCGCATTCGGCAAAAAACTGCTGAAAAAACTGGACATAGCGTCCCATAAATGATGGGTCGCGGCGCAAAAACGGGTCCGCTTTCGGGTGACCGATGACCGGAGCATCGGGAAAATAATTAAGCAAGCCGACATGATCGGGGTGATGGTGTGTGATGACGATTTGTTCAATGTCAGCGGGCGTATAACCGATCTCGCCTAGTTGCGTTCGGAACAGCCGCCATGCTTCTTCTGTTTTCACTCCGGCGTCGACCAACGTCAGCCGGTCGCCGGCGATGACATACATATGCACGCTGCCGACCGGAAACGGCGTCGGCACGGTGAGACGGTAAACCCGTTCCTCTTTCATGCCATTCCCTTCTTTCTTTCAAATTCAAGTTGGTCAAAAACCGGCATAAGACGTTCGGCCCTTTGACCGCCAAAATGAACGATTATTCATATATTATTTTTCAGTTTACACCGATTTCATCCATTTGTCATGCCTTTTTCTTCTGGGCGCCGAAATTGCAAAAAAATTCGTTCTCCTCTCTTGACAATCATGCTCGTCCCGCGGCATAATGACAAATAAAATCACGATACGGCAAAAACGGTGATGAACAGGGCCAGTAAACCGGAAACGGCAGCCAGAGAGCGAAGCCCGCGGCTGGAAGGCTTCGCTGCCCTCTTTTCGGTTGAACCTACCTTGGGAGCTGTTAGGCCAACCTAAACGCCTCCCCGGCGTTATCGGGGCAGAGTCGGGCTCGTTTGGCGCAAGCCAAACCGGGCCAAAAAAGGTGGTACCGCGGAAACGAAGGTTTTCCGTCCTTTTGCAGGACGGGGAACCTTTTTCTTTTGCTTGACAACAAGAAAAGGGAGTGAATGCGATGACAACAACACGGTCCATTGCCTTTATCGGCGCCGGCTCGATGGCCGAAGCGCTCATCGCCGGTATGACGAAAACGTTTTGCCATCCGGAACAAATCGTCGTGACAAACCGACAAAACCGCGCCCGGCTCGGGGAGCTCGAGCGCACATATGGCGTCCGCGCCGCCCAAAACGTACACCTTGCTGTCGAACGTGCGGACATCGTTATTTTAGCCATGAAACCGAAAGATGTCGCCGAAGCGATGGCCGCTGTCGCACCGGCCATTCGTCCAAACCAGCTCATTCTCTCGCTGCTTGCCGGCGTCACAACCGAAACGATCGAACAGCTCGCCGGACGCGATGTTGCCGTGGTGCGGGCTATGCCAAACACATCCGCAGCCGTCGGCCTATCGGCGACCGCGATCGCCGGAGGCCGCTTCGCCTCGGAGCAGCATCTTGAAACGGCGAAACAGCTGTTTGAAACGGTCGGCATCGTCACCGTTGTGCCGGAACGCGACTTGCACGCGGTTACCGGCCTGTCGGGAAGCGGTCCGGCATACGTCTATTACTTGGTCGAAGCGATGGAAAAGGCGGCCGCCGACATTGGCCTTGAGCGCAATGTGGCGAAAACACTCATTTTGCAGACGATCATCGGCGCGGCGGAAATGTTAAAAGCGTCCGACAAGCATCCATCCGTCCTGCGCCGCGAAGTCACAAGCCCGGGCGGCACGACCGAAGCCGGCATCGGCGTGCTCGAACAATACCGGTTTCAAGAGGCGATCGCCGCCTGCATCCGCCGGGCGGCCACCCGCTCCGAAGAGCTCGGCAACGCCCTGCTCGCTGCGCTCGCCGAATCGTAACCCGCTGCAAAAGCGCACTGTCGGACGCCGCCTTCTGCACTAAGCCGCACATGGCGGCGGTCCGTTTCATTTTGTTTTTGGCAGGCAGCATGTTATCATTCAGTCATGAACTATTCGTTGGTATAGAAAGGAGCTGTCTGCCATGAAAACGGTATTGTTTTCACCATATACGATCCGCGGACTGACGCTGAAAAACCGGATCGTTATGTCGCCGATGTGCATGTACTCATGTGAGACGAAAGACGGCACGGTGCGCACATGGCATAAAATCCACTACCCGGCGCGCGCCGTCGGCCAAGTCGGCCTCATTATCGTCGAAGCGACCGGGGTAACACCGCAAGGCCGCATTTCTGAACAAGACTTAGGGATCTGGAACGATGGCCATGTCGATGGACTTCGCGAACTCGTTGGGCTGGTGAAAGAACATGGAGCTGCCATCGGCATCCAGCTCGCCCATGCCGGAAGAAAGTCACAAGTGCCAGGGGAAATCATCGCCCCATCCGCCATTCCATTCAACGAATCGTCACGGACGCCGAAAGAAATGACGAAATCGGACATCGAAGAGACGGTGCAGGCGTTCCAAAACGGGGCGCGGCGGGCAAAAGAAGCCGGCTTTGACGTCATCGAAATCCATGCCGCCCACGGCTATCTCATCAACGAATTTTTATCGCCGCTCTCCAACCGGCGCCAAGACGAATACGGCGGCTCTCCGGAAAACCGTTACCGCTTCTTGGGCGACGTGATCACCGCCGTCCGCGAAGTGTGGGACGGTCCGCTGTTTGTCCGCATCTCAGCGTCCGACTACCATCCGGAAGGGCTGACCGAGAAAGACTATATCCCGTACGCCAAACGGATGAAAGAACAAGGCGTCGACCTTATTGACGTCAGCTCCGGCGCCATCGTGCCGGCACGCATTACCGCTTATCCAGGCTATCAGGTGCCGTTTGCCGAACTCATTCGCCGCGAAGCGGACATTCCAACCGGCGCCGTCGGCCTGATTACGTCCGGCTGGCAGGCGGAAGAAATTGTGCATAACGGCCGCGCCGACCTCGTCTTTTTGGCGCGGGAGCTGCTGCGCAACCCGCACTGGCCATACGCCGCAGCGCGGGAGCTCGGCGTCAAAATCGAAGCACCGGTGCAATACGAGCGCGGCTGGCGGTTTTAACGCGGGATGGAGAACGAAGCAAAATCGGCGGCGAGCTCAGTGTTGGGAAACACGCGGCGCGCCTCATCCAATAACTTGAGCGCCGCTTCGCCTTGATAGCGCGAGCTGATATGAGTCAAAATAAGCCGCTTCGCTCCGGCCCGCTTCGCCACTTCGGCCGCATCCGTAGTCGCCGAATGGAAATAGTCGTGGGCCAAACGCTGTTCGGCGGCGGCAAACGTCGCCTCGTGGACGACGACATCAGCATCGCGGGCGAGTTCAATCGCCGCTTCGCAAAAGCGGGTGTCACCGAGCACCGCGACGATTCGCCCTTTTTGCGGCGGGCCGACAAACTCGCGCCCATCGAGCACCGTGCCGTCGTCCAACACGACCGTTTTCCCTTGCTTGATCTTTTGATAAATCGGCCCGGGGCGGACGCCGAGCGCCTTTAACCGGTCAACTAAGAGCGGCCCGGGCAAGTCTTTTTCGACAACGCGGAAGCCATAAGACGGCATGCCGTGATCGAGCCGTCTGGCGATGACGGAAAACCGTTCATCGTCAAAAATGATGCCTTCGTCGATCTCCATGATGTTCAAATCATACCGAAGCCTTGTCCCGCTGACGGAAAGCGTCGTTTCCACAAACGCGCGAATGCCTTTCGGACCGAACACGGTAAGCGGCGTCTCGCCGCTTTGAAACGAGCGGCTGCTGAGAAGACCGGGTAACCCAAACAAATGATCACCATGCAAATGGGTGATGAAAATATGCTCGATACGGCGCGGGCGAATGGCCGTATGCAAAATTTGGTGCTGCGTCGCTTCACCGCAGTCAAACAGCCATGTCGCCCCGCGCTCATCGAGCAACTGCAAGGCGACGGATGACACGTTGCGCTCTTTCGCCGGCACGCCGGCGCCGGTGCCCAAAAATAATAATTCCAAGCTTATTCACTCCTTGTCTCGGTCATCATTGCCTGTTGCTAGCGTACCAAGGTTCTGGGGCGCTTTTCAACTTTCTTTCCTACCCTAAAGCGATAAAATATTTGCGTTCCAGCCGGCAAATCTCTACAATGATTTAGTTGAAGAAACAAATTTGGCTAAAGCGAGGTACATACGGTGGACAACATGAACCCGAAATCGATCATCGTCATTTTTGGGGCGACAGGAGATTTGGCGAAACGGAAGCTGTTTCCGTCCCTTTACCGCCTGTATGAAAAAGGGCACCTAAACGAGCGGTTTGCCGTCGTCGGCGTCGCGCGCCGCCCGTTATCGGCCGATGAGTTCCGCCATTACGTGCGCGACTCCGTCGAAACAGCGCTCAACCAAGAGCTTGCAGACGGCAAGTTCGCCTCCCATTTTTATTATCACCCGTTTGATGTGACGGAAGCTGAGTCCTATCAGCGCTTAAAAGCGCTGCTTGAACAGCTCGATGAGACATATCAAACAGAGGGGAACCGCATCTTTTATTTGGCGATGGCGCCGGAATTTTTCGGCACGGTGACATCGCGCCTGCAGTCGGAGCGGCTGACCGATACGCGCGGCTTTAAACGGCTTGTCATTGAAAAGCCGTTCGGCCATGACTTAGCGAGCGCCCAAAAGCTGAACAGAGAAATCCGCCGCGTTTTTTCCGAGCGGGAAATTTACCGGATCGACCATTACCTTGGCAAAGAAATGGTGCAAAACATCGAAGTGATCCGCTTCTCGAACGCCATTTTCGAGCCGCTTTGGAACAACCGCTTTATTTCGAACATTCAAATTACCTCAAGTGAAACGCTCGGTGTTGAGGACCGCGGCCGCTATTACGACCATTCGGGGGCGCTGCGCGACATGGTGCAAAACCATATGCTGCAAATGGTCGCCTTGTTGGCCATGGAGCCGCCGATTCGGCTTACGACCGATGACATCCGTCATGAAAAAGTGAAAGTGTTGCGCGCGCTGCGTCCGATTGCGCACGACGAAGTCGATCAATACTTCGTGCGCGGCCAATATGGGCGTGGGATGATCCGCGGGAAAGATGTGCCGGCGTACCGCGAGGAGCCGAACGTCGACCCGGATTCGAATACCGAAACGTTCGTCGCTGGGAAACTCCTGATCGACAACTTCCGCTGGGCCGGCGTGCCGTTTTACATCCGCACCGGCAAACGAATGGCGGAAAAATCGACGAAAATCGTCGTCCAGTTTAAAGACGTGCCGATGAACTTATATTACCGGACGAATGAGACGATCGCCCCGAACTTGCTCGTCATCCACATTCAGCCCGATGAAGGCATCACCCTTCATTTAAACGGCAAAAAAACCGGGGAATCGACGACAACGACGGCCCCGTTTCAACTCGATTATTGCAACAACTGCATCGATGGCATCAACACGCCGGAAGCGTATGAAAAGCTGCTGTATGACTGCATGCGCGGCGATGCGACGAACTTCACCCACTGGGATGAAGTGGCGGCGTCATGGCAGTTTGTCGATGTGATTTCCGATGTTTGGGCGAACACAAAAGCCGCCGACTTCCCGAACTACGAAGCCGGCTCGATGGGCCCGGCGGCGGCCGACGAACTGCTTAAAAAAGACGGCTTCCATTGGTGGCCGATCGAACATCCGAGACCGTAATGGGCGAGGGGGCGTCACCCGCCTGTCAACAAGGGGCGACGCCACTCATTCTTCCCTTTTCTTCACGGTCAAAAGCTTGACACCCAACAGCCGACAGGGCCGGCCCCGGCCCTTTCCATTCCCAAACGAAAAGGAGTGAAGAAGCGATGAAGATGTATGACGTCACCGCCCCGATTTACGAAGGCATGCCGGTGTACAAAAACAAACCGGAAAAACAGCCGAAGCGCACAACGATCACCAACGGCTATGTCACCGAATCGCGCATCGACATGGACGTGCACACCGGCACGCACATTGACGCCCCTCTCCATATGGTTGAAGGCGGGGCGACCTTTGAAACGATTCCGCTTGACCATCTTGTCGGCCCATGCAAACTGTTTGACGCAACCAACGTCAACGACCGGATCACGAAAGACGACATCGCGCATCTCGACATTCAAGAAGGCGATTTTGTCTTGTTCAAAACGAAAAATTCGTTCGAAGAGGCCTTTAACTTTGAGTTTATTTTCGTCGCCGCCGACGCCGCCCGCTATTTGGCCGACAAACGGGTCCGCGGCGTCGGCATCGACGCCCTCGGCATCGAGCGGGCGCAGGAAGGCCACCCGACCCATAAAACGCTCTTTTCCGCCGGCGTCATCGTCATCGAAGGGCTGCGGCTGAAAGACGTTCCCGAAGGCCAGTATTTCATGGTCGCCGCCCCGCTCAAACTCGTCGGCACCGACGCCGCCCCGGCGCGCGTCTTGCTGTTTGACCGCAAACCGTAAAAACAGCCGGTCCCTTGATGGGGCCGGCTGTTTGATCATTCCAAACCGAGAAGCCCCCTCTTCCACGTATGAACGTAGGTAAAAGAGTGTTAAACGTCCATTCTCATCCTTGTTGTTGTCTCCTACACAACTTCTTACCACACCAAAAATAATATGATTTTCAACGATTGATTCAACACACAAATAAGACATATAATAAAGATAAGTATCAAAAGTGTTTAGGAAGGAGCGAAACACGCCAATGGAAAAAATGAATGTTTCGGATCAATCATCGCCGATCGTCGTGAAAGCGACAAGCAAGCTGTCCAGCCGCGGCCAAGTGGTGATTCCCGTTGAAATCCGAAAAACATTAGGCCTCACCGAAGGCGATGATCTGACGTTTATGGTCAACCAAGATGGAGAAATAAAAGTGGAAGTCACGAAAAAATATCGCTTGTCACAATTAATCGGCATTCTCAAAACCAATCAGCCGTTCCGCCCCGTTGAGGAAATCCGGAATGAAGCATATCGGACGATGGGAGCAAAAGAATTGAAAGACGAGGAGGAAAACTAAGTGGCTCGCAAGCTGTGGATTGACACAAATGTCGTGATTCGAATCATGACCGGCCATCCCCAAGAGCTTGCGGAAGAGGTTGGGGACATGTTGCAGAAAGTGGAAGCAGGAGAATTGATTTTGCGCCTTAATCCGCTCGTCGTTGCAGAATGTTGCTGGGTGCTGGCCTCCGTCTATCAAGCATCGCCGTCCGACATTTCCGCCGCCTTATTAAAGTTTACCGACGGGATCGGGATCGAAACAGAGGAAAAAGATGTTGTGCAACAGGCGCTTCGAGATTATGGCGAGAAAAAGGTAGACTTCATCGACGCGTATATCGCCGCTCATGCCAAAGCGAATCCCCCAGAAGATGTCGTGACTTGGGACAAACATGTTAGACGATTGAATATTCGCCATGGTCGCCCGAAAGACTGGTAAAAAGGCGGGGACTTCCCCGCCTCTTTTTACAGCTCTTCCCCGTTCGTGCGAATGACGCGCTGGAACCAGTAGAAGCTTTTTTTCTTATAGCGCTTCAAATCGCGCAAGTTCTCATCGTCGCGGTTGACGAAAATGACGCCGTAGCGCTTGCGCATCTCCCCTTGCGAGCTTAACAAATCCGTCGCCCCCCACATTAAGTAGCCGATCACCTCGACTCCTTCTTCCATCGCCCGCTTCATTTGTTCAATATGGCGGCGCAAATAGTCAATCCGCTCATCATCTTCGACCGTGCCGTTCTCGTTCAGCTCCTCCTCAAGCCCGATGCCGTTTTCGGTGATGAAAATCGGCATTTCGTAGCGGGCGTACACGTCTTTTAAGGCGATGCGCAACCCGATCGGGTCGATCGCCCAGCCCCACTTTGTCTTTGGCAGGTGCGGATTCGGTTCAAGCCCTTTGATGATCCGCTCATCCTGTTCCTGATGACGGACGATTTGGCTTTGATAATAGCTGAATGACAAAAAGTCGACCGTTTGCTCCCGGAGCAGCTGTTCATCCCCTTCTTCCAACGGCAAAACGATTCCTTTTTTCTCCAGATGATTCGTCACATAACGCGGATAGACACCGCGGGCGAACATATCAAAAAAGAAATCAATGAACAGCTCTTTCGCCTGCACGTTCGCCAAAGCATCTTCCGGCCGGCACGTCGCCGGGTACGTCGTCAAATACGTCACCATCCCGCCGATCTTCGCTTCGGGGGCGATTTCGCGCAGCGCCTTCACCGCTTTCGCGTGGGCGATCAACACGTTATGGCAGACGCGATAAGCAAACGCTTCCGGATCCTCGTCTTCCGGGCCAATCGCCCCCCATAAATGCGGTTGTTCAAGCACTAAGTTTTGCTCATTGAACGTCAGCCAATAGTTCACTTTCCCGCGATAGCGTTCAAACACAGTGCGCGCGTACCGTTCAAACAAGTCGACGACTTTCCTTGATGCGAAGCCATTGTATTTTCTCGCCAACGCCAGCGGCAAGTCGAAATGGTACAGCGTAATGACCGGCTCGATGCCGTTCGCTCTCAATTCATCAAACACGGCGTCATAAAACGCCAAACCCGCTTCATTCGGCTCCCCTTCCCCGTCCGGAAAAATGCGCGTCCAGGCGATGCTCGTCCGATAGGCCGTAAAACCGAGCTCCTTGAACAGCGCAATATCCTCTTTATAGCGATGGTAAAAATCAACCGCCACTTTCCAGTCGGAATGCCCTTTTGGAATCGGGCGCGCATCAACGATCGACAACCCTTTGCCGCCTTCATTCCACGCCCCTTCCGTCTGAAACGACGTCACCGCCCCGCCCCATAAAAAGTCGTCGGGGATGATCGATTTTCGTTGTGATGGCACTGCAAGTCCCTCCT includes the following:
- a CDS encoding glycoside hydrolase family 1 protein; protein product: MPSQRKSIIPDDFLWGGAVTSFQTEGAWNEGGKGLSIVDARPIPKGHSDWKVAVDFYHRYKEDIALFKELGFTAYRTSIAWTRIFPDGEGEPNEAGLAFYDAVFDELRANGIEPVITLYHFDLPLALARKYNGFASRKVVDLFERYARTVFERYRGKVNYWLTFNEQNLVLEQPHLWGAIGPEDEDPEAFAYRVCHNVLIAHAKAVKALREIAPEAKIGGMVTYLTTYPATCRPEDALANVQAKELFIDFFFDMFARGVYPRYVTNHLEKKGIVLPLEEGDEQLLREQTVDFLSFSYYQSQIVRHQEQDERIIKGLEPNPHLPKTKWGWAIDPIGLRIALKDVYARYEMPIFITENGIGLEEELNENGTVEDDERIDYLRRHIEQMKRAMEEGVEVIGYLMWGATDLLSSQGEMRKRYGVIFVNRDDENLRDLKRYKKKSFYWFQRVIRTNGEEL
- a CDS encoding MBL fold metallo-hydrolase, producing MKEERVYRLTVPTPFPVGSVHMYVIAGDRLTLVDAGVKTEEAWRLFRTQLGEIGYTPADIEQIVITHHHPDHVGLLNYFPDAPVIGHPKADPFLRRDPSFMGRYVQFFQQFFAECGVDARLFSRLSKEGGSLRYAGRRGLDIAVTEGDAVPGLPRWRVIETPGHAQSHIVLYREDDGLLIGGDHLLLHISPNPMMEPPAEGETKRPKPLLQYNESLEKMLQYDIVRSLNGHGDDTTDIPTLVRERLAKQRQRAERVLEMVQERPHTVFEVCQKLFPTAYERELMLTMSETIGQLDYLEANGDVRKKQADGHYIYEAVGVSVCD
- the namA gene encoding NADPH dehydrogenase NamA, producing MKTVLFSPYTIRGLTLKNRIVMSPMCMYSCETKDGTVRTWHKIHYPARAVGQVGLIIVEATGVTPQGRISEQDLGIWNDGHVDGLRELVGLVKEHGAAIGIQLAHAGRKSQVPGEIIAPSAIPFNESSRTPKEMTKSDIEETVQAFQNGARRAKEAGFDVIEIHAAHGYLINEFLSPLSNRRQDEYGGSPENRYRFLGDVITAVREVWDGPLFVRISASDYHPEGLTEKDYIPYAKRMKEQGVDLIDVSSGAIVPARITAYPGYQVPFAELIRREADIPTGAVGLITSGWQAEEIVHNGRADLVFLARELLRNPHWPYAAARELGVKIEAPVQYERGWRF
- the proI gene encoding pyrroline-5-carboxylate reductase ProI; the protein is MTTTRSIAFIGAGSMAEALIAGMTKTFCHPEQIVVTNRQNRARLGELERTYGVRAAQNVHLAVERADIVILAMKPKDVAEAMAAVAPAIRPNQLILSLLAGVTTETIEQLAGRDVAVVRAMPNTSAAVGLSATAIAGGRFASEQHLETAKQLFETVGIVTVVPERDLHAVTGLSGSGPAYVYYLVEAMEKAAADIGLERNVAKTLILQTIIGAAEMLKASDKHPSVLRREVTSPGGTTEAGIGVLEQYRFQEAIAACIRRAATRSEELGNALLAALAES
- a CDS encoding cyclase family protein, giving the protein MKMYDVTAPIYEGMPVYKNKPEKQPKRTTITNGYVTESRIDMDVHTGTHIDAPLHMVEGGATFETIPLDHLVGPCKLFDATNVNDRITKDDIAHLDIQEGDFVLFKTKNSFEEAFNFEFIFVAADAARYLADKRVRGVGIDALGIERAQEGHPTHKTLFSAGVIVIEGLRLKDVPEGQYFMVAAPLKLVGTDAAPARVLLFDRKP
- a CDS encoding AbrB/MazE/SpoVT family DNA-binding domain-containing protein — translated: MEKMNVSDQSSPIVVKATSKLSSRGQVVIPVEIRKTLGLTEGDDLTFMVNQDGEIKVEVTKKYRLSQLIGILKTNQPFRPVEEIRNEAYRTMGAKELKDEEEN
- the zwf gene encoding glucose-6-phosphate dehydrogenase codes for the protein MDNMNPKSIIVIFGATGDLAKRKLFPSLYRLYEKGHLNERFAVVGVARRPLSADEFRHYVRDSVETALNQELADGKFASHFYYHPFDVTEAESYQRLKALLEQLDETYQTEGNRIFYLAMAPEFFGTVTSRLQSERLTDTRGFKRLVIEKPFGHDLASAQKLNREIRRVFSEREIYRIDHYLGKEMVQNIEVIRFSNAIFEPLWNNRFISNIQITSSETLGVEDRGRYYDHSGALRDMVQNHMLQMVALLAMEPPIRLTTDDIRHEKVKVLRALRPIAHDEVDQYFVRGQYGRGMIRGKDVPAYREEPNVDPDSNTETFVAGKLLIDNFRWAGVPFYIRTGKRMAEKSTKIVVQFKDVPMNLYYRTNETIAPNLLVIHIQPDEGITLHLNGKKTGESTTTTAPFQLDYCNNCIDGINTPEAYEKLLYDCMRGDATNFTHWDEVAASWQFVDVISDVWANTKAADFPNYEAGSMGPAAADELLKKDGFHWWPIEHPRP
- the rnz gene encoding ribonuclease Z, with the protein product MELLFLGTGAGVPAKERNVSSVALQLLDERGATWLFDCGEATQHQILHTAIRPRRIEHIFITHLHGDHLFGLPGLLSSRSFQSGETPLTVFGPKGIRAFVETTLSVSGTRLRYDLNIMEIDEGIIFDDERFSVIARRLDHGMPSYGFRVVEKDLPGPLLVDRLKALGVRPGPIYQKIKQGKTVVLDDGTVLDGREFVGPPQKGRIVAVLGDTRFCEAAIELARDADVVVHEATFAAAEQRLAHDYFHSATTDAAEVAKRAGAKRLILTHISSRYQGEAALKLLDEARRVFPNTELAADFASFSIPR
- a CDS encoding PIN domain-containing protein, giving the protein MARKLWIDTNVVIRIMTGHPQELAEEVGDMLQKVEAGELILRLNPLVVAECCWVLASVYQASPSDISAALLKFTDGIGIETEEKDVVQQALRDYGEKKVDFIDAYIAAHAKANPPEDVVTWDKHVRRLNIRHGRPKDW